The following proteins are encoded in a genomic region of Nitrospirota bacterium:
- a CDS encoding glycosyltransferase family 39 protein, whose amino-acid sequence MTEDPLRIVGKPPDSPAWNWVIRVSLLALGMSTSLALGNTPFFTNEYDDIVGFGKEVTGFEWDDLWRVFAAGSPRMTNWRYRPVPDLFVIVMHMSVGAVPIYFRIFYGLVLGTFLNAVYVVGRRLGGSSRVALATAVVSGFLGPVLWETWFYSGSELVAATFLYIALGTLARTETRSRRWPQWILFSLAFGLAVFSKETVRAYGLPVVAAFLWAHRMRLRSIGGVLAPSLLLTGLSVWLSNRNTPPHWSWIAKFMPGEEGFWTSAQSQLLSLAAQWTTPLGVDFFLLLAVGTSVLSLSSARSTTARRWVLLVGIMLFIAHLGAPVLEPVVYFQAYYYSKPCYTFLLLGPAYFLLGSTAAFFRPAPGTRLAAATAWIVLAILAGSVILFPFGKTDPSTRALLPVLPLIALLGIRGGAALLSTQTDAVSKYAGLLLSVLVCLSTGYHLVAGTINLASETIARGEVDHGMRKHLAGMDLEGTSVIDPDPLFPLTARFFAVFSEQPPRRVFDSPSWQEVLVAVREGRLGNRKVLLSHWETKPDPGGKNPSAFCLDLSWMDEHHDLIGKWKVERLASASCPKDSDFVLLDRFGSLVRQEKSSFIHLPLFANDIPRRTQQGVSLLLRFTLDRRTYSF is encoded by the coding sequence ATGACTGAAGACCCTCTCCGAATCGTCGGAAAGCCGCCCGACTCACCCGCGTGGAACTGGGTGATCCGCGTCTCCCTTCTGGCGCTCGGCATGAGCACCTCTCTGGCTCTCGGAAACACGCCGTTCTTCACGAACGAATACGACGACATCGTCGGGTTCGGAAAGGAAGTGACCGGGTTTGAATGGGACGATCTCTGGAGAGTATTCGCCGCAGGATCGCCCCGCATGACCAACTGGCGCTACCGGCCCGTACCGGACCTGTTCGTGATCGTGATGCACATGTCGGTCGGCGCCGTCCCGATCTACTTTCGGATCTTCTACGGCCTCGTCCTGGGCACGTTCCTCAACGCCGTCTACGTTGTGGGCAGAAGGCTTGGGGGATCAAGTCGTGTCGCCCTGGCGACCGCGGTCGTATCGGGGTTCCTCGGTCCGGTCCTTTGGGAAACCTGGTTCTACAGCGGATCGGAGTTGGTGGCCGCAACGTTTCTCTACATCGCGCTCGGAACCTTGGCCCGAACCGAAACGCGATCTCGCCGCTGGCCCCAATGGATCTTGTTCTCGTTGGCGTTTGGCTTGGCTGTGTTCAGCAAAGAAACCGTCCGCGCCTATGGCCTGCCCGTCGTTGCCGCCTTCCTCTGGGCTCACCGCATGCGTCTCCGAAGCATCGGGGGCGTTTTGGCGCCTTCCCTTCTCCTGACCGGCCTGTCGGTCTGGCTCTCCAACCGGAATACGCCGCCACATTGGAGTTGGATCGCGAAGTTCATGCCCGGAGAAGAGGGGTTCTGGACTTCCGCTCAATCCCAACTCCTTAGCTTGGCCGCTCAATGGACGACTCCTCTCGGCGTGGATTTCTTCCTTCTTCTCGCGGTCGGGACATCGGTGCTGAGTCTGAGTTCGGCCCGAAGCACCACTGCACGGCGATGGGTTCTCCTCGTAGGGATCATGCTTTTCATCGCTCACCTTGGAGCGCCGGTGCTCGAACCGGTCGTCTACTTCCAAGCGTACTACTACTCCAAACCGTGCTACACGTTCCTGCTCCTCGGACCCGCGTACTTCCTCCTCGGCTCAACAGCCGCTTTCTTCCGCCCGGCTCCGGGGACTCGGCTTGCGGCAGCCACCGCATGGATCGTTCTCGCCATTCTGGCGGGTTCGGTCATTCTCTTCCCCTTCGGGAAAACCGACCCGTCCACCAGAGCGCTCCTACCGGTCCTCCCTCTCATCGCCCTCCTGGGAATTCGCGGGGGGGCCGCGCTTCTCTCCACACAGACAGATGCAGTGAGCAAATACGCGGGCCTACTGCTCTCCGTGCTGGTCTGCCTCTCGACAGGCTATCACTTGGTTGCCGGAACCATCAACCTGGCGAGCGAGACGATAGCCCGGGGAGAAGTGGACCATGGAATGCGCAAACATCTTGCGGGCATGGACCTGGAGGGCACGTCGGTCATCGATCCCGACCCGCTCTTCCCCTTGACGGCGAGATTCTTCGCCGTCTTTTCCGAGCAGCCGCCCCGGCGGGTTTTTGACTCGCCCTCTTGGCAGGAGGTCCTGGTGGCGGTGAGAGAGGGGCGGCTGGGCAACCGGAAAGTTCTGCTCTCCCACTGGGAGACCAAACCCGATCCCGGCGGAAAAAACCCCTCGGCGTTTTGCCTCGACTTGTCCTGGATGGACGAACACCACGACCTGATTGGAAAGTGGAAGGTGGAGAGACTGGCCTCGGCCTCCTGCCCGAAAGATTCGGATTTCGTCCTCTTGGATCGGTTCGGCTCCCTCGTCAGACAGGAAAAGTCCTCGTTCATCCACCTCCCTCTGTTCGCCAACGATATTCCCCGTCGAACCCAGCAGGGAGTTTCGCTGCTTCTTCGCTTCACGTTGGACCGCAGAACCTACTCTTTTTGA
- a CDS encoding cobalamin B12-binding domain-containing protein, producing MRREGSDTARVLYVHPRPGREGQNHIIPMGVVPLMNSIPYPKLGLFEREVTEAHLRRAKVVAMDLHWYYTLDRLVRLAEAYKRINPSIQIVVGGYTASVLGRALVSGSQVDFVIRGDAEGPFPQLVHALMEGGDPAHVPNLIAKEFSSPFAYRVGAEEYSRSDYRALDWFPSFEKVMYRYQENPFPTLIYPWVPAMKGCLYDCEFCYGNPKLQRAIMGRGVARRTPESIRDDLRHWSADPRVRTVHMISDFVDAYGWRYVEPVFSEKYDLDLYFEFYNLPEERVLDRMLNVFNSCHFWFSSERNHADKSGRTNFEYLSHLMEYLRGRNCRVYLFVDDGLAHRAVGYVEAVLKLWRRHRMVLLNNSFWAIDQPLPRSDLDEQRADFEKFRRLSSEVGGFHWGRRFLAPRCWRSPRGTKAMYHYATARALFDLRRADRLRLKREDLLPAASAAGSTPDRSR from the coding sequence ATGCGTCGTGAAGGAAGCGACACGGCGAGGGTGCTGTATGTTCACCCTCGTCCGGGTCGGGAGGGGCAAAACCATATCATTCCCATGGGCGTTGTCCCGCTCATGAACAGTATTCCGTATCCGAAGCTCGGTCTTTTCGAGAGGGAGGTTACGGAAGCTCACCTCCGCCGGGCGAAAGTCGTGGCCATGGATCTGCACTGGTACTACACTTTGGACCGGTTGGTCCGACTGGCTGAAGCCTACAAGCGGATCAACCCTTCGATCCAAATTGTTGTCGGCGGCTATACGGCCTCCGTTCTGGGAAGAGCACTGGTGTCGGGGTCCCAGGTGGATTTTGTCATTCGAGGGGACGCGGAGGGTCCCTTTCCCCAACTGGTTCATGCGTTGATGGAGGGTGGAGACCCCGCGCACGTTCCGAACCTTATCGCCAAGGAGTTTTCATCCCCCTTTGCCTATCGGGTTGGTGCGGAGGAGTACAGCCGATCCGACTATCGAGCGCTCGACTGGTTTCCTTCCTTCGAGAAAGTGATGTACCGATACCAGGAGAACCCTTTTCCGACCCTGATCTACCCTTGGGTCCCGGCCATGAAGGGGTGTCTCTATGATTGTGAATTCTGCTATGGCAATCCCAAGCTGCAGCGCGCGATCATGGGGCGAGGCGTCGCGCGTCGGACCCCGGAGAGCATCCGGGACGATCTTCGCCATTGGAGCGCGGACCCTCGGGTGCGGACGGTCCACATGATCAGCGACTTTGTAGATGCCTATGGATGGAGGTACGTCGAGCCGGTCTTTTCAGAAAAATACGATCTGGATTTGTATTTTGAATTCTACAACCTGCCGGAGGAGAGGGTTCTCGATCGGATGTTGAACGTTTTCAACTCGTGCCACTTCTGGTTCAGTTCGGAGCGGAACCATGCCGATAAGTCGGGACGAACGAACTTCGAATACCTGAGCCATCTCATGGAGTATTTGCGTGGTCGCAACTGCCGGGTCTACTTGTTCGTGGATGACGGTCTTGCGCATCGCGCGGTGGGGTACGTTGAGGCCGTTCTGAAATTGTGGAGACGGCATCGCATGGTGCTCCTGAACAATAGTTTCTGGGCGATCGATCAGCCGTTGCCCCGATCCGACCTGGATGAGCAACGGGCGGACTTTGAGAAGTTCCGCCGCCTCAGTTCGGAGGTCGGCGGGTTCCACTGGGGGCGGCGATTTCTCGCCCCGCGGTGTTGGCGCTCGCCGCGGGGAACGAAAGCCATGTATCACTATGCCACCGCCCGGGCCCTGTTCGACCTGCGACGCGCGGATCGGCTCAGATTGAAGCGGGAAGATCTCCTTCCGGCGGCCTCCGCAGCCGGGTCAACCCCGGACCGCTCCAGGTAG
- a CDS encoding glycosyltransferase family 2 protein, with product MIEGKRVSLILPCLDEENGLRMLLKNIPSAVDETIVVDNGSTDKTAAIGREAGARVVHEPRRGYGRACLRGLTEARGEILVVMDGDGTYPVNRVETVVSKMVREKYDFLVTRRLPLGTPSIRSRLRRLGCYVLDQTARLLFGIPRMDTQSGFWALRRSALPLLGPGSPGMSFSEEIKIEAFTRKDMRAGQWIVEYRGEPRPGTSKLRPFRDGLSTFLFLWIQRGRHFLRIHGEEHHKNHGPTQ from the coding sequence ATGATTGAGGGGAAACGCGTCTCGCTCATTCTGCCTTGCCTGGATGAGGAAAACGGCCTGCGCATGCTGTTGAAGAATATTCCGAGTGCCGTAGATGAGACGATCGTCGTGGATAACGGCTCGACCGACAAGACCGCCGCGATCGGCCGGGAAGCCGGAGCCCGGGTCGTTCATGAACCGCGCCGCGGCTACGGGCGAGCGTGTCTCCGCGGGCTCACGGAAGCGCGGGGAGAAATCCTGGTCGTCATGGATGGGGACGGGACCTATCCCGTGAACCGCGTGGAGACCGTCGTGAGCAAGATGGTGCGAGAGAAGTATGACTTCCTGGTTACGAGGCGGCTTCCCCTCGGAACTCCTTCGATTCGAAGCCGCCTCCGGAGGCTCGGGTGCTACGTGCTTGATCAGACCGCCCGGCTCCTCTTCGGCATTCCACGGATGGATACTCAATCCGGATTCTGGGCTCTACGACGAAGCGCTCTGCCCCTTCTTGGGCCCGGAAGTCCGGGAATGTCCTTCTCAGAAGAAATCAAGATTGAAGCTTTCACGCGAAAAGACATGCGGGCCGGCCAATGGATCGTTGAATACCGGGGAGAACCCAGGCCGGGAACCAGCAAGCTCCGGCCCTTCCGGGACGGGCTCTCCACTTTCCTATTCCTCTGGATACAGAGAGGTCGCCATTTTCTGCGGATTCACGGTGAAGAACATCATAAAAACCACGGACCCACCCAGTAG
- a CDS encoding iron-containing redox enzyme family protein produces MSSREGGSGRSIVSALERTVFAHPALHHPFLQRMSRGDLTMDQVRAFALQHYQLVKVFPKYITSLMKTSGPGEISDKLREVLADEYGGVNPSESHPRLYEKFLLSVGVPRKTWDFVNWAPGTDRFVATHWKLTRRSSLWVGMGAMGPGHEWSLPTMFGYLRQGLEAWGQVSRDDMEYFHLHIEQDKEHGRIFSELIGKYATGGRAWEDIQVGAHASLDARRCFWDDLLLRVFPSDSKAA; encoded by the coding sequence ATGTCCAGTCGAGAGGGAGGCTCGGGCCGCAGCATCGTTTCGGCGCTTGAAAGAACCGTCTTCGCACATCCGGCTCTTCACCACCCTTTTCTGCAAAGGATGTCGCGGGGCGATCTCACGATGGATCAAGTTCGGGCCTTTGCCCTCCAGCACTATCAGTTGGTGAAGGTTTTCCCCAAGTACATTACGTCGCTCATGAAGACGTCCGGTCCGGGTGAGATTTCAGACAAGCTTCGAGAGGTCTTGGCGGACGAGTATGGGGGAGTGAACCCCTCCGAGAGTCATCCGCGCCTGTATGAGAAGTTTCTGCTGTCCGTGGGCGTGCCCAGAAAGACGTGGGACTTCGTGAATTGGGCGCCGGGAACCGATAGGTTTGTCGCAACGCATTGGAAGCTCACCCGGCGCTCCTCGCTTTGGGTGGGGATGGGTGCGATGGGTCCCGGCCATGAATGGTCGCTGCCGACCATGTTCGGCTACCTCCGGCAAGGCCTCGAGGCATGGGGACAGGTGTCCAGGGATGACATGGAGTATTTCCACCTCCACATTGAGCAAGACAAGGAACACGGCAGGATCTTCTCCGAACTCATCGGGAAGTACGCGACGGGAGGAAGGGCGTGGGAAGACATCCAGGTTGGGGCCCATGCCTCGCTGGATGCCCGTCGGTGTTTCTGGGACGATCTTCTCCTGCGTGTGTTCCCCTCCGACTCGAAGGCCGCATGA